From one Microbacterium sp. 10M-3C3 genomic stretch:
- a CDS encoding LLM class F420-dependent oxidoreductase, which translates to MLLDTPVRLGVQIQPQHATYAQIRDAVTRLEDMGVDILFNWDHFFPLFGDPDGAHFEGWTMLAAWAEQTERVEFGALVNCNSYRNPDLQADMARTIDHISGGRFIFGTGSGWFERDYTEYGYEFGTAGSRLNDLADGLDRIVARWGKLNPAPTRHIPVMIGGKGEQKTLRLVARHADIWHSFVTPDELGHKVSVIEKWAETEERDVSGLIVSNELARRDESDADALFDAGVRLFTLGWAPGEPDFDAVAAWLRWRDGKNGA; encoded by the coding sequence ATGCTTCTCGACACTCCCGTGCGCCTCGGCGTGCAGATCCAGCCCCAGCACGCCACGTATGCCCAGATCCGTGACGCGGTCACGCGCCTGGAAGACATGGGCGTGGACATCCTCTTCAACTGGGACCACTTCTTCCCGCTGTTCGGCGACCCCGACGGGGCGCACTTCGAGGGCTGGACGATGCTCGCGGCGTGGGCCGAGCAGACCGAGCGGGTGGAGTTCGGCGCGCTGGTGAACTGCAACAGCTACCGCAACCCCGACCTGCAGGCCGACATGGCCCGCACGATCGACCACATCAGCGGCGGCCGGTTCATCTTCGGCACCGGCTCGGGCTGGTTCGAGCGCGACTACACCGAGTACGGCTACGAGTTCGGCACCGCCGGCTCGCGTCTGAACGACCTCGCCGACGGCCTGGACCGCATCGTCGCGCGCTGGGGCAAGCTCAACCCCGCGCCCACCCGCCACATCCCCGTCATGATCGGCGGCAAGGGCGAGCAGAAGACTCTCCGCCTGGTCGCCCGTCACGCCGACATCTGGCACAGCTTCGTCACGCCCGACGAGCTCGGCCACAAGGTGTCGGTCATCGAGAAGTGGGCCGAGACCGAGGAGCGGGACGTGTCGGGGCTGATCGTCTCCAACGAGCTCGCTCGCCGCGACGAGTCCGACGCCGACGCGCTCTTCGACGCCGGCGTGCGCCTGTTCACGCTCGGCTGGGCGCCTGGCGAGCCCGACTTCGACGCGGTCGCGGCGTGGCTGCGCTGGCGCGACGGGAAGAACGGCGCCTGA
- a CDS encoding 1,4-dihydroxy-2-naphthoyl-CoA synthase: MVSELFDPAAWVPTAADERYTDITAHVSPDGRIARIAFDRPEVRNAFRPHTVDELYHALDTARQEPKIGVVLLTGNGPSPKDGGWAFCSGGDQRIRGRDGYTYAADPSTGSGAGADAARTGRLHILEVQRLIRFMPKVVIAVVPGWAAGGGHSLNVVCDLSIASAEHGRFKQTDADVGSFDAGYGSAYFARQIGQKRAREVFFLAEEYSAQRAYEIGAVNRVVPHAELEREAIAMARTILGKSPTAIRMLKFAFNAVDDGLVGQQVFAGEATRLAYGTDEAVEGRDAFLEKRDPDWTGFPWHY; encoded by the coding sequence ATGGTCTCGGAGCTGTTCGATCCGGCGGCGTGGGTGCCCACCGCCGCCGACGAGCGCTACACCGACATCACGGCGCACGTCTCGCCCGACGGGCGGATCGCGCGCATCGCGTTCGACCGGCCCGAGGTGCGCAACGCGTTCCGCCCGCACACCGTCGACGAGCTGTACCACGCGCTCGACACGGCGCGGCAGGAGCCGAAGATCGGCGTCGTGCTGCTCACCGGCAACGGCCCGAGCCCGAAGGACGGCGGGTGGGCGTTCTGCTCCGGCGGCGACCAGCGCATCCGCGGCCGCGACGGCTACACGTACGCGGCCGACCCTTCGACAGGCTCAGGGGCCGGTGCGGATGCAGCGAGAACAGGGCGGCTGCACATCCTCGAGGTGCAGCGGCTCATCCGCTTCATGCCGAAGGTCGTCATCGCGGTCGTCCCGGGCTGGGCCGCCGGCGGCGGGCACTCGCTCAACGTCGTGTGCGACCTGTCGATCGCCTCGGCGGAGCACGGCCGCTTCAAGCAGACCGACGCCGACGTGGGCTCCTTCGACGCCGGGTACGGCTCGGCCTACTTCGCGCGGCAGATCGGGCAGAAGCGGGCGCGGGAGGTGTTCTTCCTCGCCGAGGAGTACTCCGCGCAGCGCGCGTACGAGATCGGTGCGGTCAACCGCGTCGTGCCGCACGCCGAGCTCGAGCGCGAGGCGATCGCGATGGCCCGTACGATCCTGGGCAAATCGCCCACGGCGATCCGCATGCTGAAGTTCGCGTTCAACGCCGTCGACGACGGGCTCGTCGGTCAGCAGGTGTTCGCGGGCGAGGCGACGCGACTGGCGTACGGAACCGACGAGGCGGTCGAGGGCCGCGATGCGTTCCTCGAGAAGCGCGACCCCGACTGGACCGGATTCCCGTGGCACTACTGA
- a CDS encoding o-succinylbenzoate synthase: MLLPAVDEILETARVVALPLSTRFRGVDVREAVVFEGPEGWTEFSPFVEYDDAEAAVWLAGAIDFGWMPRPRRHRDSVPVNATVPAVAADAVGAVLARFDGCRTAKVKVAERGQQLADDVARVRAVRELLGPEGRIRVDANGAWNLDEAEHAVHALAEFDLEYVEQPCGSVEELAELRRRIRYLGIPVAADESVRKVDDPLHVARAGAADLLVIKAQPLGGVRRALVIVEAAGLPVVVSSALDTSVGLSMGVALAAALPDLPFDCGLGTASLFTGDVAAPPLVPHGGELPTGPVVPDAAALDALAAPAERRAWWLERLARCHALLERSGRNG, translated from the coding sequence ATGCTGCTGCCCGCCGTGGACGAGATCCTGGAGACCGCGCGCGTGGTGGCGCTGCCGCTGTCGACGCGCTTCCGCGGCGTGGACGTGCGCGAGGCGGTCGTGTTCGAGGGACCGGAGGGGTGGACGGAGTTCTCCCCGTTCGTGGAGTACGACGACGCCGAGGCCGCGGTGTGGCTCGCCGGCGCGATCGACTTCGGCTGGATGCCGCGCCCTCGGCGCCATCGCGACAGTGTGCCGGTGAACGCGACGGTGCCCGCGGTGGCGGCCGACGCCGTCGGCGCGGTGCTCGCGCGCTTCGACGGCTGCCGCACCGCGAAGGTGAAGGTGGCCGAGCGCGGTCAGCAGCTGGCCGACGACGTCGCGCGCGTGCGCGCGGTGCGCGAGCTGCTGGGTCCGGAGGGCCGGATCCGGGTGGACGCGAACGGCGCGTGGAACCTCGACGAAGCCGAGCATGCCGTCCACGCGCTCGCGGAGTTCGACCTCGAGTACGTCGAGCAGCCGTGCGGCAGCGTCGAGGAGCTCGCGGAGCTGCGCCGCCGCATCCGGTACCTCGGCATCCCGGTCGCCGCGGACGAGAGCGTGCGCAAGGTCGACGACCCGCTGCACGTGGCGCGAGCCGGCGCCGCCGACCTGCTCGTGATCAAGGCGCAGCCGCTCGGCGGCGTGCGCCGCGCGCTCGTGATCGTCGAGGCGGCGGGGCTCCCCGTCGTGGTCTCGAGCGCCCTGGACACCTCGGTCGGCCTGTCCATGGGGGTCGCGCTGGCCGCGGCGCTCCCCGACCTCCCCTTCGACTGCGGGCTCGGCACCGCGTCGCTGTTCACCGGCGACGTCGCGGCGCCCCCGCTGGTGCCGCACGGCGGCGAGCTGCCCACCGGTCCGGTGGTGCCGGATGCGGCGGCGCTCGACGCGCTCGCCGCCCCGGCCGAGCGCCGCGCGTGGTGGCTCGAGCGGCTCGCCCGTTGCCACGCGCTGCTCGAGCGCAGCGGGCGGAACGGCTAG
- a CDS encoding TetR/AcrR family transcriptional regulator gives MSQATAATPRREATRQRLLDAAAEVFAEVGLDAASVEAVCERAGFTRGAFYSNFATKEELFLELAKRVSAARVGDVEERVVELAAATEAGAPMPDLLAVAEHVLTLPGDDRLDVLLFSEIRIHALRDPELARAFLAQDAELEAAIVQLITDIAERLRVRLAVPADDAARLLLAVWESATTRAVMAGDDREAARRRVTGAIGALVPLLVS, from the coding sequence ATGAGTCAGGCGACGGCCGCGACTCCGCGTCGCGAGGCGACGCGGCAGCGACTCCTGGATGCGGCGGCCGAGGTGTTCGCCGAGGTCGGCCTCGATGCGGCCTCCGTCGAAGCCGTGTGCGAGCGCGCGGGCTTCACCCGCGGAGCGTTCTACTCCAACTTCGCCACGAAGGAGGAGCTCTTCCTCGAGCTCGCCAAGCGCGTGTCGGCCGCGCGCGTCGGCGACGTCGAGGAGCGCGTGGTCGAACTCGCCGCGGCGACGGAGGCGGGCGCGCCGATGCCGGATCTGCTCGCCGTCGCCGAGCACGTGCTGACCCTGCCCGGCGACGACCGGCTCGACGTGCTGCTGTTCAGCGAGATCCGCATCCACGCGCTCCGCGACCCCGAGCTCGCGCGCGCGTTCCTCGCGCAGGACGCCGAGCTCGAGGCGGCCATCGTCCAGCTCATCACCGACATCGCCGAGCGCCTGCGGGTGCGCCTCGCGGTGCCCGCCGACGACGCGGCCCGGCTGCTGCTGGCCGTGTGGGAGTCGGCGACGACGCGCGCCGTCATGGCCGGCGACGACCGCGAGGCCGCGCGCCGCCGCGTGACAGGCGCGATCGGGGCGCTCGTGCCGCTGCTGGTGTCCTAG